Genomic segment of Psychrobacter sanguinis:
GGCTACAATTTTAATAAAATTTTATTCTAATAGATTTTAGGATTCTCGCTTTAATCTTAAGGCATAAAAAAAGCCAACTTATTGCTAAGTTGGCTTTCTAGTATCTGGCGGAGTCGGAGAGATTCGAACTCTCGAAGGGCTATGAACCCTTGCCGGTTTTCAAGACCGGTGCATTCAACCGCTCTGCCACGACTCCGTAGGTGCAGTATTATAGAGGGTTTCAATGTTATTGCAAGTATTATTTTTAATTTTTTTCAAAAAAATAGGTTTTGATTCAATGTCATAACAGATTATAGGATTGCTGACTTATGTCGATAAATTTGAGATCAACTATAACCATAGCAAGAGCCATTCTCTTGATTGACGAAACAGGCAGCGATAATCAAACAAGTATGATTAAACAACTAGGATCAAACAAGTATGGGTAGAGTAGACAAGCTCAAAACAGTTATGAGATTGAAGCAAGGGTTATACCCAGATTAATAAGACAAAGTTTAACTATTTCTTAGGCTCAAGCTGTTCTTCTAATAAGCCTTTAGTTGCGAAACTACTATGAGTATCAATAATGGCCTTTTCAATGATGGCAGGGCTGACACCATTGGCACGCAGTTTCTCAATAAACAATTCATCGTCAGCTAATGTATAGCCATCATGATCGCGGTCTAAACCCTGACGAATATATAAGCGGATTAAACCCTGAATGCGTTTAAAGCCATGCTCTTCGGCAGTCTCTTTTAACAAACCAATCACTTCTTCTGATAGTCTAATACTAATAGGACGGGTGATTTTTTGAGGATGATCAGAAAATTTATTACGAATGTGAGGAGGAATCATAGCCATGTCATTTCTTTTATAAGTTGGAATGAATATAAGGAAATTATAAACTAACACAAAATGTGGGGCTTAACTAGAGCGGGTCACTGGGTTGTCAGTATTGAGTTCTCAGGACTAAATAATAAGTCTTTGAGAATGAGGGCATAAAAAAAAGTCCTAATCAATGACTAGGACTTTTTATAAGGTTTTAATGGTTGAACTATAAGACTTAAAACCTTTTAGAATTTGGCTCCCTAACCTGGGCTCGAACCAGGGACACACGGATTAACAGTCCGATGCTCTACCAACTGAGCTATTAGGGAATAACTTGTTTGACGCCTTTGTTTAAGAAGGGGTCCTAACTAAGTGATGCGTATTCTAGCCAAGCTAAGGGTAGGTGTCAACCCTAAAATCATAAAAAAGTTTAAAACTTTCAAAATTTTGGTTTTTTTAAGCTTTTTGGGGTTATATAGACACTTTTTGGCTAATTTTAGGAGTAAGTTTTAAATTTAATAGCCATTTATGCAAGATCAAAAGACCAATAGATAAATCTAAAACCTTAGATGAATTCTATAAGATCAATTTTTATTTAATTAATAAAACCAAGTCGAAGTATAAAATCGAAAGGTAAGTGGAACCTAAAAATAATCAAAACTTAGAATTAAATAAAGTCTAGCAGTAATTAATAAACAAAAAAAAGTCCCTATCATTTAAGATAAGGACTTTGGCATATGCCATAAAAGTATTGCTTAATAGCAATGTTAGCATGTGACAATCAATCAGATGTTCATGCTAGAATTTGGCTCCCTAACCTGGGCTCGAACCAGGGACACACGGATTAACAGTCCGATGCTCTACCAACTGAGCTATTAGGGAATAGCTGGGTTAACGCGCTTATTGCTTAAGCTGTTTGCGTTAAGTGGGGCGTATTCTATCAAATAATTCTGTGACGTCAAGCCTTTTTTGAAAAAAAATCAAAATTTTACGAATTTTTATGTTTTTCTACAGTTTGGTGTGGTTTTTGCCTATAGAATGGTGGATAGATATTGCCTCAATGTTTATTTGAGTGCTTATATTTCTAATATTATATCTATCGTTGATTTATCTTTATTACTAATCACAAAAATATTAATTCTAACAAAGATTAATCTGCAAAATTATTAATTATTCTGTTTATTGAGGAAAACTATGTCACAAATTAATACGTCGTCCACAGCGGTTAAGGCACCTGTTAGACATGAACTATATATGTCAGTACTAATGACTCCTGATATGGCCAATTTTATTGGGAATGTTCATGGGGGCGATTTGCTAAAGATGCTTGACCAAGTTGCTTATGCGTGTGCCAGTCGTTATAGCGGTGGTTATGTAGTGACCTTATCTGTTGATCAAGTAATGTTTTTAGAGCCTATTTATGTGGGTGAGTTGGTGACATTCGCCGCTACTATTAACTATGTCGGTAGAACTTCAATGGAGGTGGGTATCCGTGTTGAAGCCGAAAATATTCAAGAGCGAACCGTCAGACATACCAACAGCTGCTTTTTTACAATGGTAGCAGTCGATGAGGCTGGTAAGCCAACACCCGTACCTGAGCTTGAAATTAAAAGTGAATTACAACAATGTCGTTATGATGCGGCTGTAGAACGTAAAAGATTACGTAAACAAAATGCGAATCGTCCGAGTTGTAGTTTAGATAAAAAACTACCCGGTAACATGAAAGGGGGTTTTAAACCCAGTGATGATGTCAACATTTAAGCGTATCTAACAGCGTTTAAATATTAAGAGCGTTTAAACGTCGGATATATGAGAATTAAGTAGCAGGTTACGGTATAGGCTGTAGATTTGAATTATAGACAGGCAAACTTATGCCTTATTAACTTATGTCTTATTGAAAGGCCAAATAGCCAAATTTTACAAGTTTAAAAGAGGTTTTATGAAAAGCAGCACAAGAAATATAGTTGCTACCTGCCAAAAACTGTTGGCGGTGTCGGCTATCAGTTTGATCGCTTGGCAATTACCTGCCCATGCAGAGGTCAAAAATAGTAGCTCTACTATCACTATCCGTCCTGTCGACTCTGTCAGTGCTAAAAGCATTGTAAATAAGCAGCAAGCACCTTCAGATGCCTCATTAATTAAGCTGCTTGAAATCACTCGTATGTCCGATATGATGCAATCCGTATCCGGTACACAAAGCGATATGATGGCGTCTATTATCGAGTCTACGCTTAAGCAAAAAGACGTAGAGCAGATGACTGCAAAGCAAAGACAAGAGATGACGCGAGTACTGACCCGTTATTCTCAGCAGATGCTTTTAGAGACCAATAAAGCAATAGTAGAGGTGGCACAAAAGCATTTTATTACTGTGGCAAAAAATCACTACACTCAAGCGGAAGTGGATGCTCAAATAGCTTTCTATAGTACAGAGGTGGGTCAAAGCATACTCGATAAGCAGCCTAAACTGATGCAAGAATATATGAAAGTTCTGACGCCTGAGATTATGGAGATAGCCAATGCTAGCCGTGAGAAGCTAACCCCGCAGTTGGAAAAAGACTTAAAGGCTATTTTTAAATAGGCTCTAATAGTTTGCAACAGCTTTAATATTTGAGTAGCAAGATATTGTAACTCTCCGTCAGTAGTAAAATGAGCAGTGTCCCCATAAAATGCGGCTAAAATCTTGCAATAAAAATCATTTAGGTCAATATTTATGTCAATCTCTCACCCGCTTTTAAAATCTGCATTTAAACCATTATTGACGATCGTCGCGATAACGTCTATATCTGCTGCATGGGTAATGCCTGCACAGGCAGAGCTTATTATCAGTAGTGGTGCAGGCAGTAACGGTTCTGCTATAGCCACGACTACAGCGGCTCAAAATTCTATCTCTACTCAAAACAGTACTACTCAAAACGGCACTACTCAAAACGGTATAGTGGTTAACCAACAAATACCTACGGATGCATCAGTACTTAAGCTTATGCAAGTGATGCATGTGGATGAGCAAATAGATGCCATTATAAATGGCCAGCAAGCCGTGAGTGATATTCTAGAGGAGCAAGGGAATAAATCTAGAGTAAATGAGGCTAAGTTAAATAAGCGTCAGCGTGAATTGGCAAAAAATATGCAAAGCGTGTTGGCGCAATATACAAAAATCCTAGCTGGGGGCGTGCAGGGTACAGCCAATAAAGAAGAGTTGACTCAAGCTTATTTGGCAGCGGCCAAAGCGCATTATAATCAGCAAGAAGTTAACGCGCTGATTGGTTTTTATGACACGCAGATAGGTCAAAGTATTCTTGAGAAAAATCCTAAAGTTACTTCTGAATTCCTAAAAGCTTCCTTGCCTGATGAAGCAGAAATGAAACAGACTACTGAGCAGCTTGAAGGGTTAATGCCACAAATTAAACAGCTGATAAAAGGTGTTTTTTAGGTTTTAAAGCAGTTAAATTATAAATATTTTAGTTTTGAAAACTTAAGTCTACCGCAAGGAGAGGAGCCGAAAGGTTGCCTCTCTTTTTAACGGGTTGCAGCAGTAAATTATTGATTTACAGTGGTAAATCGCCCTTTAAATTCTGGGGTTTAGCCCCATTATAAGAGCTATAAACAACCATAAGAAAAGATACCTATTATGCGAATGCCTGAACCAAGATCTTCCCGTCAATTAAATCAATTAGCCACTCAATTGCAAGATGAAGCTGAAATCACAGGCGTTAATGCCTCTGGTACTCAAATATCTAGCCGTGCGTTTGAAATGGTCACAGACTTTGAGCCTGCAGGCGATCAACCTCAAGCCATCGAGAAGTTGGTGAAAGGGATTGAAGCAGGTATGGATGCCCAGTTGTTACTTGGGGTAACAGGTTCTGGTAAGACTTATACCATGGCCAAAGTCATCAGTGAGACCCAGCGTCCAACGATAATTATGGCGCACAACAAGACATTAGCGGCTCAGCTGTACGGGGAATTTAAATCTTTCTTTCCTAATAACGCGGTTGAGTATTTCGTCAGTTATTATGATTACTATCAGCCTGAAGCGTATGTCGCTGCCAGTGATACCTTCATTGAAAAAGACAGTGCCATTAACGATCACATTGACCAAATGCGTCTGTCAGCCACCCGTGCTTTACTTGAGCGCCGTGACGCGATTATTATCTCCTCGGTATCGTCAATCTATGGCTTAGGTGACCCAGAAAGTTACCTGAAGATGCTATTGCACATTGTGGTCGGTGATGTCGTGGATCGTAATGCCTTAATTAAGCGATTGGTGGCCTTACAATATACTCGCAATGAGCTGGATTTTGAGCGTGGTACATATCGTCTGCGTGGCGAGCTATTGGACATATATCCTGCCGAATCAGAACAATTGGCCGTGCGTATCAGTATGTTTGATGATGAAGTTGAAAAGATCAGCTGGTTTGACCCACTAACTGGTAAGACGGTACGTAGCGTTCCGCGCATTACTATCTATCCTAAATCGCACTATGTAACACCGCGTGAGAAACTTGAAGCGGCTAGTAAGACCATTCGTGCAGAGTTGGATGAAAGACTGGAATACTTCCGTGCAAATGATAAGTTAATCGAAGCTCAGCGTATTAAAGAACGTACCCAATATGACCTAGAGATGATTCAACAGCTTGGTTACTGTAATGGTATCGAGAACTACTCGCAGCATTTATCAGGTCGTCCTGCAGGAGAAGCGCCGCCTACTTTATTTGATTATATTCCCCCTGACGCTTTGCTGTTTATTGATGAGTCTCATGTGACTGTGCCTCAAATTGGGGCAATGTACAAAGGCGACCGCTCGCGTAAAGAGAACTTAGTCAACTATGGTTTTCGTCTACCAAGTGCGATGGACAACCGTCCTATGAAGTTTGAAGAGTGGGAGAAAATCAAACCTACTACGATTTTCGTCTCTGCAACACCAGCACAGTATGAGCTAGAGCACAGTGAGCAAATCGTCGAGCAGGTAGTACGTCCAACCGGTTTGATTGACCCTGAGATTGAAATTCGTCCGGTATTAACTCAGGTTGATGATGTGTTATCGGAGATTACTAAGCGTCGTGAAGTTAATGAGCGGGTATTGATTACCACCTTAACCAAGCGTATGTCTGAAGATTTGACCGACTATCTGAAAGAATATGATGTCAAAGTGGCTTATCTGCATTCAGACATTGATACCGTAGAGCGAATGCAGATTATTCATGAGCTGCGTACGGGTGTGCACGATGTGTTAGTCGGTATTAACTTGCTACGTGAGGGTTTAGATATGCCCGAAGTGTCTTTAGTAGCTATATTTGATGCTGATAAAGAAGGCTTCTTGCGCTCTGAGCGTTCACTGATTCAGACCATTGGTCGTGCTGCGCGTAACTTAAATGGTAAGGCTATTTTATATGCCGATAAAATTACGCCTAGTATGGAAAAAGCGATTGAAGAAACTGACCGTCGTCGTGAGAAGCAAATTGCCTTTAACCTTGAGCATGGTATTATGCCTAAATCGGCTACCCGTAGTATCACTGATAAGATTGATACCGGTGAGGTAGAAGAAGATTTAAATGACAATCAGGCGATTCCAAGCAGTAGTGGATTACCCGATGTGGATATTGAGATTTTACGCAGTCCTGATTTATTGGCGAAAGAAATTAATCGTCTTGAGAAGCAGATGAAGCAATTCTCACGTGAGCTTAAATTTGAAGATGCGGCCAAAGTACGTGATAAAGTGCTTGAGCTTCGCGCTTATATTGTGCAGTAATTCAGTTTCAGTAGGTTTTTATAGTAATGATAAAGGTGAGTCATTAATTGACTCGCCTTTTTTTATGTCTACTTTCTTTGTGTCTAATCTAATATGATATGAAACCTGTATTCAGTCTATCTATAATTTGAATTATAAGCATTTGAATTAACTGTTTACGAATCAGATGTTGAGAGATGAAGAGCTCAAATCAGACATAATAATCCAACCCGTAATATTACCTAAAATAGCCTAAGCAGAAATACAAGCTTATATTCTTAGCATCAATATACACCTATACTTTTATCGACATTTCAGCTCTAAATTTCCCATTTTTAGCCCAATAATCACTTTACCGTTTAAATAAGTCTTATAGTTTTCGCATTTAAGCATCTGAGTTTTACCGTTATTAAAAGATTCTACTGAAAAAAGACAGCCGGTAGCATTGCCGTAAATATACTCATTGTCTTGAGCGCAATATGTATCGCCTATCGAAGGTTCGGAACTTAAATCAGGTGGGATTTGATTGGCAGGTGTGTCGGTCCAATCTTCAGGAACATCACCGACAGGCCGAGTAGCGATTGTGCTATCTGTCGTCACAGATAGATCACTAGATTGTGCCGAGTTTGGGGTAATCGGTTTATCAGATTTGTTGTTAGAGTTAGTAGAGCAGCCGCTTGCCACAAAAAACAGAGCGGTTATGGCAGTTAATAAAGGCAACTGTACTAAATAAAAGAGGAGTATTAAGGGAAGGCATGCTCATATTACAGTCCTTTATATTAAGAGATAGTAATTTTTTAACAGTATATTAAATAAATTTAAATTAATATTTTAATATGTTAAGGTTTTGGCCATGACCATGACTTAGATTAATCCTTTAAATTGCTGATTAATCAAATTGTTAACTGGCAAAGTCGTTAATCTGCTCGTTCTATGTTACTTAAGACCTAGCTAAGAATAATACTCAATGTAATATATTGAAGTTTTTTCAAGAGGAAGTTCGCTACTAAAAAAAGAATAAGAGTCTAAGACCCTTATCCTTTCTATTTTAATTACTTTAATAAATGGCTTAAGCTGCTATTGCATCTTTCAGGCTGACTATAACTTTATCGCCTTCTAAGCTCACGTCATAGCAATCCAGTTTAACCGTGTCATCATCTAAGCATTGCCCCGTGGCTAGGTCAAATCGCTGCTTGTAAATAGGGGAGGCAATATAGATAACTTCTTGCTCCTTAACGCTACCATCTTGCAATTCAGTCTTGATATGGGTGCCCCCAATTAGACCACGCGATAATACATTGGCGTTACTAAAAGGATCAAAGTTATCAATGGCGAAGAGTTGGTCATCTTTGGTACGAAAAACAGCCACTTGTTTGCCCTCTATCAGGGCACAAACGCCCCCTTCTGGGATGATATCATTAAGTTTACAAATTAATTGAGTGGTCATAAGACTTTCCTTGTGTCAGTGATTATGAAATAGGAGTTAGGTAACGCTAAACTATCGTTTCTAACACCTGTTTTTCGGTTTCAGTAGCAGGACGAATTTGCTCACGCTCAGTCACAAATACTACGTTGTCATCAGCCAATTCACTGTTAACAAAATGACGGAAACGTTTTAGCTTCTCTTTGTCAGTAATGGTGGCTTTCCACTCGCAAACATAATTATCAACCAATAACTGCATTTGCTCTTCTAATTCTTCGACAATACCTAAGCTGTCGTCGATAATGACCTGTTTTAGATAATCTAAGCCACCCTCTAAGCTTTCACGCCACTTTGAGGTGCGCTGTAATTTATCGGCAGTCTTGATATAGAACATGGTAATACGGTCAATGTACTGAATTAAGGTATCGGTATCGAGATCTGTGGCAAAAAGCTCGCCATGACGAGGCACCATGCCGCCGTTGCCAGCCACATAAAGGTTCCAACCATTTTCAGTGGCTATAATACCGAAATCTTTGGATTGAGCTTCAGCACATTCACGAGTA
This window contains:
- a CDS encoding acyl-CoA thioesterase, yielding MSQINTSSTAVKAPVRHELYMSVLMTPDMANFIGNVHGGDLLKMLDQVAYACASRYSGGYVVTLSVDQVMFLEPIYVGELVTFAATINYVGRTSMEVGIRVEAENIQERTVRHTNSCFFTMVAVDEAGKPTPVPELEIKSELQQCRYDAAVERKRLRKQNANRPSCSLDKKLPGNMKGGFKPSDDVNI
- the nirD gene encoding nitrite reductase small subunit NirD, giving the protein MTTQLICKLNDIIPEGGVCALIEGKQVAVFRTKDDQLFAIDNFDPFSNANVLSRGLIGGTHIKTELQDGSVKEQEVIYIASPIYKQRFDLATGQCLDDDTVKLDCYDVSLEGDKVIVSLKDAIAA
- the uvrB gene encoding excinuclease ABC subunit UvrB, yielding MRMPEPRSSRQLNQLATQLQDEAEITGVNASGTQISSRAFEMVTDFEPAGDQPQAIEKLVKGIEAGMDAQLLLGVTGSGKTYTMAKVISETQRPTIIMAHNKTLAAQLYGEFKSFFPNNAVEYFVSYYDYYQPEAYVAASDTFIEKDSAINDHIDQMRLSATRALLERRDAIIISSVSSIYGLGDPESYLKMLLHIVVGDVVDRNALIKRLVALQYTRNELDFERGTYRLRGELLDIYPAESEQLAVRISMFDDEVEKISWFDPLTGKTVRSVPRITIYPKSHYVTPREKLEAASKTIRAELDERLEYFRANDKLIEAQRIKERTQYDLEMIQQLGYCNGIENYSQHLSGRPAGEAPPTLFDYIPPDALLFIDESHVTVPQIGAMYKGDRSRKENLVNYGFRLPSAMDNRPMKFEEWEKIKPTTIFVSATPAQYELEHSEQIVEQVVRPTGLIDPEIEIRPVLTQVDDVLSEITKRREVNERVLITTLTKRMSEDLTDYLKEYDVKVAYLHSDIDTVERMQIIHELRTGVHDVLVGINLLREGLDMPEVSLVAIFDADKEGFLRSERSLIQTIGRAARNLNGKAILYADKITPSMEKAIEETDRRREKQIAFNLEHGIMPKSATRSITDKIDTGEVEEDLNDNQAIPSSSGLPDVDIEILRSPDLLAKEINRLEKQMKQFSRELKFEDAAKVRDKVLELRAYIVQ
- a CDS encoding DUF2059 domain-containing protein, yielding MSISHPLLKSAFKPLLTIVAITSISAAWVMPAQAELIISSGAGSNGSAIATTTAAQNSISTQNSTTQNGTTQNGIVVNQQIPTDASVLKLMQVMHVDEQIDAIINGQQAVSDILEEQGNKSRVNEAKLNKRQRELAKNMQSVLAQYTKILAGGVQGTANKEELTQAYLAAAKAHYNQQEVNALIGFYDTQIGQSILEKNPKVTSEFLKASLPDEAEMKQTTEQLEGLMPQIKQLIKGVF
- a CDS encoding DUF2059 domain-containing protein, coding for MKSSTRNIVATCQKLLAVSAISLIAWQLPAHAEVKNSSSTITIRPVDSVSAKSIVNKQQAPSDASLIKLLEITRMSDMMQSVSGTQSDMMASIIESTLKQKDVEQMTAKQRQEMTRVLTRYSQQMLLETNKAIVEVAQKHFITVAKNHYTQAEVDAQIAFYSTEVGQSILDKQPKLMQEYMKVLTPEIMEIANASREKLTPQLEKDLKAIFK